From the genome of Labrus bergylta chromosome 12, fLabBer1.1, whole genome shotgun sequence, one region includes:
- the ptpn22 gene encoding tyrosine-protein phosphatase non-receptor type 22 isoform X2 encodes MGHQAGILRSFLAQLERQEALDREAPNGIVGEFTRLKSQSTKYRTDRTYPTKTAEKQENIKKNRYKDIVPFDHTRVKLTLSTSKNDTDYINASFIKGVSGSRAYIATQGPLPHSVLDFLRMLWEYKTKVVVMACREFEMGKKKCERYWPEKQEQPFVCEPFTVYCDSEEPKGDYLTRTLRLTHCNSSRTLKQLHYVNWPDHGVPDSIPPILDMLYEMRTEQPHDDVPICIHCSAGCGRTGALCVIDYTWNLLKKEMITPDFSIYDLVQNMRTQRHSLVQTKEQYELVYRTIRLLFERYLESMDAQTQRNEVTMVPSTITPDTESEPSDLSKDLDLRPQFQLDEERDILPKHNTLLPSNPENLNALRTQDTRGDQQQLDLLQHLPEILATTKDLQERPSTSLEDSDDIPLLNIQTSPAVAEAMCLMVEDPYFDTALSSLSSEEPPLVSKDHTKDWTETSVLSTPSLRLNDQTMELISHASGTVEVHTNEEAPPPLPQRTPDSYVLAIDTEHPDPCERLMVIIPPNAAAEAVRELGGSPPSPVPSLPERTPESFELAIDQAPVEQRLEIKPNLNRIGMSSEWSGNSKQATTAHQSETKSWMRSKSLRAKMTFPVAPVTHPDLASKPMNLQAYCPPPDPIPPSLPHQTEECLTPPLPDRTPESFILNAGDVQEIPALSPQHLETTPPSARVSSSSDRSSPSQPRRFLDAVMSRSKSVRAKGSKQEPLTAVQQLTPPTVVRAETGSAQVEHEVHRKGSLNSEASGSKADKSNEKGMTRSRSLKFFRNKQKPKTTPPPPPTQTGTPTPSYSASSSLFRFGFGTRFGKPKGPRSYPETWV; translated from the exons ATGGGGCATCAAGCCGGGATATTGAGGAGCTTCCTGGCCCAACTGGAGAGACAGGAGGCTTTGGACAGGGAGGCACCAAATGGCATAGTCGGGGAGTTTACG aGGTTGAAAAGCCAGTCGACGAAGTATCGCACAGACAGGACCTACCCCACAAAGACTGCCGAAAAGCAAGAAAACATCAAGAAGAACCGATACAAGGACATCGTTCCCT TTGACCACACCAGAGTGAAGCTCACTCTCTCAACATCTAAAAATGACACCGACTACATCAACGCCAGTTTCATCAAG GGAGTGTCTGGCTCTAGGGCCTACATCGCGACTCAGGGCCCCCTGCCTCACTCAGTCCTGGACTTCTTGAGGATGCTTTGGGAGTACAAGACAAAG GTTGTAGTGATGGCCTGCCGAGAATTTGAGATGGGAAAG AAAAAGTGTGAGCGGTACTGGCCAGAGAAACAAGAGCAGCCGTTCGTGTGTGAACCCTTTACAGTTTACTGT gattcTGAGGAACCTAAAGGAGATTATCTGACAAGGACATTACGGCTGACTCATTGCAAT TCTAGCCGAACTTTGAAACAGCTGCACTACGTCAACTGGCCCGATCATGGCGTACCGGACTCCATTCCTCCCATCCTGGACATGTTGTATGAGATGCGTACAGAGCAACCACATGATGATGTCCCCATCTGCATCCACTGCAG TGCCGGCTGTGGCAGAACAGGAGCCCTGTGTGTCATAGATTATACTTGGAACCTGCTGAAGAAAGAG ATGATCACTCCAGACTTCAGTATCTATGACTTGGTTCAAAACATGAGAACCCAGAGACACTCGCTGGTTCAAACCAAG GAACAATATGAGCTGGTCTACAGAACCATCCGGTTACTGTTTGAGAGATATCTGGAGTCCATGGATGCACAGACCCAAAGAAATGAG GTGACTATGGTCCCATCCACTATCACACCTGACACTGAAAGCGAGCCCTCTGACCTGAGTAAGGATTTGGATTTGCGACCACAATTCCAGCTTGATGAAGAAAGGGATATTCTACCAAAGCACAACACTCTTTTACCCTCCAATCCAGAAAATCTCAATGCATTAAGAACCCAGGATACACGGGGGGACCAGCAGCAATTAGATCTACTTCAACACCTTCCAGAAATTCTCGCCACAACCAAGGATCTGCAGGAGAGACCAAGTACCTCACTTGAAGACAGTGATGACATACCGTTACTAAACATTCAAACTTCACCTGCTGTGGCAGAAGCCATGTGTCTGATGGTTGAGGACCCCTACTTTGATACTGCTCTGAGCTCCCTCTCATCAGAAGAGCCACCATTGGTCTCTAAAGACCATACCAAAGATTGGACAGAAACCTCTGTCCTCAGCACACCTTCATTGCGTCTTAATGACCAGACTATGGAGCTCATCTCTCATGCTTCAG GTACTGTTGAAGTTCATACAAATGAGGAAGCACCGCCTCCCCTACCTCAACGAACCCCTGATTCCTACGTACTGGCCATTGACACAG AGCACCCAGATCCCTGCGAGAGGTTAATGGTAATCATTCCACCCAatgctgctgctgaggctgTCAGGGAGTTAGGAG GTAGCCCCCCCTCACCTGTCCCCTCACTCCCAGAGAGAACCCCAGAATCGTTTGAGCTTGCTATCGACCAAG ctcCTGTGGAGCAGAGGTTAGAGATAAAGCCGAACCTGAACAGGATAGGGATGTCTTCAGAATGGTCTGGAAACTCAAAACAAGCTACCACTGCACATCAGAGTGAAACCAAATCTTGGATGAGGAGTAAG AGTCTCCGAGCAAAAATGACCTTCCCAG TAGCTCCAGTAACACATCCTGATCTTGCATCAAAACCAATGAACCTCCAGGCGTACTGCCCACCTCCGGACCCCATACCTCCCTCACTGCCTCATCAAA CTGAGGAGTGCctgactcctccccttcctGACCGTACCCCGGAGTCCTTCATCCTTAACGCAGGAGACG TTCAGGAGATACCCGCTCTCAGCCCGCAGCACTTGGAAACAACTCCTCCCTCAGCAAGGGTCAGCTCATCATCTGATCGAAGCAGCCCCTCTCAGCCCAGGAGGTTCCTTGATGCTGTCATGAGTAGGAGCAAG AGTGTTCGAGCTAAAGGTTCAAAACAAG AGCCCCTCACTGCAGTTCAGCAGCTCACTCCACCCACTGTGGTCAGAGCGGAGACAGGAAGTG CACAAGTGGAGCATGAAGTGCACCGCAAAGGTTCGTTGAACAGTGAAGCATCAGGAAGCAAAGCAGacaaaagcaatgagaagggcATGACTCGGTCGagg agtttgaagtttttcagaaacaaacaaaaac CTAAAACTACACCTCCCCCACCGCCCACTCAAACTGGAACTCCAACTCCATCATATAGTGCCTCATCCTCACTGTTCAGATTTG GGTTTGGGACCCGTTTTGGAAAGCCAAAGGGACCCAGGAGTTATCCAGAGACGTGGGTGTGA
- the ptpn22 gene encoding tyrosine-protein phosphatase non-receptor type 22 isoform X5, translating to MGHQAGILRSFLAQLERQEALDREAPNGIVGEFTRLKSQSTKYRTDRTYPTKTAEKQENIKKNRYKDIVPFDHTRVKLTLSTSKNDTDYINASFIKGVSGSRAYIATQGPLPHSVLDFLRMLWEYKTKVVVMACREFEMGKKKCERYWPEKQEQPFVCEPFTVYCDSEEPKGDYLTRTLRLTHCNSSRTLKQLHYVNWPDHGVPDSIPPILDMLYEMRTEQPHDDVPICIHCSAGCGRTGALCVIDYTWNLLKKEMITPDFSIYDLVQNMRTQRHSLVQTKEQYELVYRTIRLLFERYLESMDAQTQRNEVTMVPSTITPDTESEPSDLSKDLDLRPQFQLDEERDILPKHNTLLPSNPENLNALRTQDTRGDQQQLDLLQHLPEILATTKDLQERPSTSLEDSDDIPLLNIQTSPAVAEAMCLMVEDPYFDTALSSLSSEEPPLVSKDHTKDWTETSVLSTPSLRLNDQTMELISHASGTVEVHTNEEAPPPLPQRTPDSYVLAIDTEHPDPCERLMVIIPPNAAAEAVRELGGSPPSPVPSLPERTPESFELAIDQAPVEQRLEIKPNLNRIGMSSEWSGNSKQATTAHQSETKSWMRSKSLRAKMTFPVAPVTHPDLASKPMNLQAYCPPPDPIPPSLPHQTEECLTPPLPDRTPESFILNAGDAVQEIPALSPQHLETTPPSARVSSSSDRSSPSQPRRFLDAVMSRSKSVRAKGSKQEPLTAVQQLTPPTVVRAETGSGFGTRFGKPKGPRSYPETWV from the exons ATGGGGCATCAAGCCGGGATATTGAGGAGCTTCCTGGCCCAACTGGAGAGACAGGAGGCTTTGGACAGGGAGGCACCAAATGGCATAGTCGGGGAGTTTACG aGGTTGAAAAGCCAGTCGACGAAGTATCGCACAGACAGGACCTACCCCACAAAGACTGCCGAAAAGCAAGAAAACATCAAGAAGAACCGATACAAGGACATCGTTCCCT TTGACCACACCAGAGTGAAGCTCACTCTCTCAACATCTAAAAATGACACCGACTACATCAACGCCAGTTTCATCAAG GGAGTGTCTGGCTCTAGGGCCTACATCGCGACTCAGGGCCCCCTGCCTCACTCAGTCCTGGACTTCTTGAGGATGCTTTGGGAGTACAAGACAAAG GTTGTAGTGATGGCCTGCCGAGAATTTGAGATGGGAAAG AAAAAGTGTGAGCGGTACTGGCCAGAGAAACAAGAGCAGCCGTTCGTGTGTGAACCCTTTACAGTTTACTGT gattcTGAGGAACCTAAAGGAGATTATCTGACAAGGACATTACGGCTGACTCATTGCAAT TCTAGCCGAACTTTGAAACAGCTGCACTACGTCAACTGGCCCGATCATGGCGTACCGGACTCCATTCCTCCCATCCTGGACATGTTGTATGAGATGCGTACAGAGCAACCACATGATGATGTCCCCATCTGCATCCACTGCAG TGCCGGCTGTGGCAGAACAGGAGCCCTGTGTGTCATAGATTATACTTGGAACCTGCTGAAGAAAGAG ATGATCACTCCAGACTTCAGTATCTATGACTTGGTTCAAAACATGAGAACCCAGAGACACTCGCTGGTTCAAACCAAG GAACAATATGAGCTGGTCTACAGAACCATCCGGTTACTGTTTGAGAGATATCTGGAGTCCATGGATGCACAGACCCAAAGAAATGAG GTGACTATGGTCCCATCCACTATCACACCTGACACTGAAAGCGAGCCCTCTGACCTGAGTAAGGATTTGGATTTGCGACCACAATTCCAGCTTGATGAAGAAAGGGATATTCTACCAAAGCACAACACTCTTTTACCCTCCAATCCAGAAAATCTCAATGCATTAAGAACCCAGGATACACGGGGGGACCAGCAGCAATTAGATCTACTTCAACACCTTCCAGAAATTCTCGCCACAACCAAGGATCTGCAGGAGAGACCAAGTACCTCACTTGAAGACAGTGATGACATACCGTTACTAAACATTCAAACTTCACCTGCTGTGGCAGAAGCCATGTGTCTGATGGTTGAGGACCCCTACTTTGATACTGCTCTGAGCTCCCTCTCATCAGAAGAGCCACCATTGGTCTCTAAAGACCATACCAAAGATTGGACAGAAACCTCTGTCCTCAGCACACCTTCATTGCGTCTTAATGACCAGACTATGGAGCTCATCTCTCATGCTTCAG GTACTGTTGAAGTTCATACAAATGAGGAAGCACCGCCTCCCCTACCTCAACGAACCCCTGATTCCTACGTACTGGCCATTGACACAG AGCACCCAGATCCCTGCGAGAGGTTAATGGTAATCATTCCACCCAatgctgctgctgaggctgTCAGGGAGTTAGGAG GTAGCCCCCCCTCACCTGTCCCCTCACTCCCAGAGAGAACCCCAGAATCGTTTGAGCTTGCTATCGACCAAG ctcCTGTGGAGCAGAGGTTAGAGATAAAGCCGAACCTGAACAGGATAGGGATGTCTTCAGAATGGTCTGGAAACTCAAAACAAGCTACCACTGCACATCAGAGTGAAACCAAATCTTGGATGAGGAGTAAG AGTCTCCGAGCAAAAATGACCTTCCCAG TAGCTCCAGTAACACATCCTGATCTTGCATCAAAACCAATGAACCTCCAGGCGTACTGCCCACCTCCGGACCCCATACCTCCCTCACTGCCTCATCAAA CTGAGGAGTGCctgactcctccccttcctGACCGTACCCCGGAGTCCTTCATCCTTAACGCAGGAGACG CAGTTCAGGAGATACCCGCTCTCAGCCCGCAGCACTTGGAAACAACTCCTCCCTCAGCAAGGGTCAGCTCATCATCTGATCGAAGCAGCCCCTCTCAGCCCAGGAGGTTCCTTGATGCTGTCATGAGTAGGAGCAAG AGTGTTCGAGCTAAAGGTTCAAAACAAG AGCCCCTCACTGCAGTTCAGCAGCTCACTCCACCCACTGTGGTCAGAGCGGAGACAGGAAGTG GGTTTGGGACCCGTTTTGGAAAGCCAAAGGGACCCAGGAGTTATCCAGAGACGTGGGTGTGA
- the ptpn22 gene encoding tyrosine-protein phosphatase non-receptor type 22 isoform X4, whose translation MGHQAGILRSFLAQLERQEALDREAPNGIVGEFTRLKSQSTKYRTDRTYPTKTAEKQENIKKNRYKDIVPFDHTRVKLTLSTSKNDTDYINASFIKGVSGSRAYIATQGPLPHSVLDFLRMLWEYKTKVVVMACREFEMGKKKCERYWPEKQEQPFVCEPFTVYCDSEEPKGDYLTRTLRLTHCNSSRTLKQLHYVNWPDHGVPDSIPPILDMLYEMRTEQPHDDVPICIHCSAGCGRTGALCVIDYTWNLLKKEMITPDFSIYDLVQNMRTQRHSLVQTKEQYELVYRTIRLLFERYLESMDAQTQRNEVTMVPSTITPDTESEPSDLSKDLDLRPQFQLDEERDILPKHNTLLPSNPENLNALRTQDTRGDQQQLDLLQHLPEILATTKDLQERPSTSLEDSDDIPLLNIQTSPAVAEAMCLMVEDPYFDTALSSLSSEEPPLVSKDHTKDWTETSVLSTPSLRLNDQTMELISHASEHPDPCERLMVIIPPNAAAEAVRELGGSPPSPVPSLPERTPESFELAIDQAPVEQRLEIKPNLNRIGMSSEWSGNSKQATTAHQSETKSWMRSKSLRAKMTFPVAPVTHPDLASKPMNLQAYCPPPDPIPPSLPHQTEECLTPPLPDRTPESFILNAGDAVQEIPALSPQHLETTPPSARVSSSSDRSSPSQPRRFLDAVMSRSKSVRAKGSKQEPLTAVQQLTPPTVVRAETGSAQVEHEVHRKGSLNSEASGSKADKSNEKGMTRSRSLKFFRNKQKPKTTPPPPPTQTGTPTPSYSASSSLFRFGFGTRFGKPKGPRSYPETWV comes from the exons ATGGGGCATCAAGCCGGGATATTGAGGAGCTTCCTGGCCCAACTGGAGAGACAGGAGGCTTTGGACAGGGAGGCACCAAATGGCATAGTCGGGGAGTTTACG aGGTTGAAAAGCCAGTCGACGAAGTATCGCACAGACAGGACCTACCCCACAAAGACTGCCGAAAAGCAAGAAAACATCAAGAAGAACCGATACAAGGACATCGTTCCCT TTGACCACACCAGAGTGAAGCTCACTCTCTCAACATCTAAAAATGACACCGACTACATCAACGCCAGTTTCATCAAG GGAGTGTCTGGCTCTAGGGCCTACATCGCGACTCAGGGCCCCCTGCCTCACTCAGTCCTGGACTTCTTGAGGATGCTTTGGGAGTACAAGACAAAG GTTGTAGTGATGGCCTGCCGAGAATTTGAGATGGGAAAG AAAAAGTGTGAGCGGTACTGGCCAGAGAAACAAGAGCAGCCGTTCGTGTGTGAACCCTTTACAGTTTACTGT gattcTGAGGAACCTAAAGGAGATTATCTGACAAGGACATTACGGCTGACTCATTGCAAT TCTAGCCGAACTTTGAAACAGCTGCACTACGTCAACTGGCCCGATCATGGCGTACCGGACTCCATTCCTCCCATCCTGGACATGTTGTATGAGATGCGTACAGAGCAACCACATGATGATGTCCCCATCTGCATCCACTGCAG TGCCGGCTGTGGCAGAACAGGAGCCCTGTGTGTCATAGATTATACTTGGAACCTGCTGAAGAAAGAG ATGATCACTCCAGACTTCAGTATCTATGACTTGGTTCAAAACATGAGAACCCAGAGACACTCGCTGGTTCAAACCAAG GAACAATATGAGCTGGTCTACAGAACCATCCGGTTACTGTTTGAGAGATATCTGGAGTCCATGGATGCACAGACCCAAAGAAATGAG GTGACTATGGTCCCATCCACTATCACACCTGACACTGAAAGCGAGCCCTCTGACCTGAGTAAGGATTTGGATTTGCGACCACAATTCCAGCTTGATGAAGAAAGGGATATTCTACCAAAGCACAACACTCTTTTACCCTCCAATCCAGAAAATCTCAATGCATTAAGAACCCAGGATACACGGGGGGACCAGCAGCAATTAGATCTACTTCAACACCTTCCAGAAATTCTCGCCACAACCAAGGATCTGCAGGAGAGACCAAGTACCTCACTTGAAGACAGTGATGACATACCGTTACTAAACATTCAAACTTCACCTGCTGTGGCAGAAGCCATGTGTCTGATGGTTGAGGACCCCTACTTTGATACTGCTCTGAGCTCCCTCTCATCAGAAGAGCCACCATTGGTCTCTAAAGACCATACCAAAGATTGGACAGAAACCTCTGTCCTCAGCACACCTTCATTGCGTCTTAATGACCAGACTATGGAGCTCATCTCTCATGCTTCAG AGCACCCAGATCCCTGCGAGAGGTTAATGGTAATCATTCCACCCAatgctgctgctgaggctgTCAGGGAGTTAGGAG GTAGCCCCCCCTCACCTGTCCCCTCACTCCCAGAGAGAACCCCAGAATCGTTTGAGCTTGCTATCGACCAAG ctcCTGTGGAGCAGAGGTTAGAGATAAAGCCGAACCTGAACAGGATAGGGATGTCTTCAGAATGGTCTGGAAACTCAAAACAAGCTACCACTGCACATCAGAGTGAAACCAAATCTTGGATGAGGAGTAAG AGTCTCCGAGCAAAAATGACCTTCCCAG TAGCTCCAGTAACACATCCTGATCTTGCATCAAAACCAATGAACCTCCAGGCGTACTGCCCACCTCCGGACCCCATACCTCCCTCACTGCCTCATCAAA CTGAGGAGTGCctgactcctccccttcctGACCGTACCCCGGAGTCCTTCATCCTTAACGCAGGAGACG CAGTTCAGGAGATACCCGCTCTCAGCCCGCAGCACTTGGAAACAACTCCTCCCTCAGCAAGGGTCAGCTCATCATCTGATCGAAGCAGCCCCTCTCAGCCCAGGAGGTTCCTTGATGCTGTCATGAGTAGGAGCAAG AGTGTTCGAGCTAAAGGTTCAAAACAAG AGCCCCTCACTGCAGTTCAGCAGCTCACTCCACCCACTGTGGTCAGAGCGGAGACAGGAAGTG CACAAGTGGAGCATGAAGTGCACCGCAAAGGTTCGTTGAACAGTGAAGCATCAGGAAGCAAAGCAGacaaaagcaatgagaagggcATGACTCGGTCGagg agtttgaagtttttcagaaacaaacaaaaac CTAAAACTACACCTCCCCCACCGCCCACTCAAACTGGAACTCCAACTCCATCATATAGTGCCTCATCCTCACTGTTCAGATTTG GGTTTGGGACCCGTTTTGGAAAGCCAAAGGGACCCAGGAGTTATCCAGAGACGTGGGTGTGA
- the ptpn22 gene encoding tyrosine-protein phosphatase non-receptor type 22 isoform X3: protein MGHQAGILRSFLAQLERQEALDREAPNGIVGEFTRLKSQSTKYRTDRTYPTKTAEKQENIKKNRYKDIVPFDHTRVKLTLSTSKNDTDYINASFIKGVSGSRAYIATQGPLPHSVLDFLRMLWEYKTKVVVMACREFEMGKKKCERYWPEKQEQPFVCEPFTVYCDSEEPKGDYLTRTLRLTHCNSSRTLKQLHYVNWPDHGVPDSIPPILDMLYEMRTEQPHDDVPICIHCSAGCGRTGALCVIDYTWNLLKKEMITPDFSIYDLVQNMRTQRHSLVQTKEQYELVYRTIRLLFERYLESMDAQTQRNEVTMVPSTITPDTESEPSDLSKDLDLRPQFQLDEERDILPKHNTLLPSNPENLNALRTQDTRGDQQQLDLLQHLPEILATTKDLQERPSTSLEDSDDIPLLNIQTSPAVAEAMCLMVEDPYFDTALSSLSSEEPPLVSKDHTKDWTETSVLSTPSLRLNDQTMELISHASGTVEVHTNEEAPPPLPQRTPDSYVLAIDTEHPDPCERLMVIIPPNAAAEAVRELGGSPPSPVPSLPERTPESFELAIDQAPVEQRLEIKPNLNRIGMSSEWSGNSKQATTAHQSETKSWMRSKSLRAKMTFPAPVTHPDLASKPMNLQAYCPPPDPIPPSLPHQTEECLTPPLPDRTPESFILNAGDAVQEIPALSPQHLETTPPSARVSSSSDRSSPSQPRRFLDAVMSRSKSVRAKGSKQEPLTAVQQLTPPTVVRAETGSAQVEHEVHRKGSLNSEASGSKADKSNEKGMTRSRSLKFFRNKQKPKTTPPPPPTQTGTPTPSYSASSSLFRFGFGTRFGKPKGPRSYPETWV, encoded by the exons ATGGGGCATCAAGCCGGGATATTGAGGAGCTTCCTGGCCCAACTGGAGAGACAGGAGGCTTTGGACAGGGAGGCACCAAATGGCATAGTCGGGGAGTTTACG aGGTTGAAAAGCCAGTCGACGAAGTATCGCACAGACAGGACCTACCCCACAAAGACTGCCGAAAAGCAAGAAAACATCAAGAAGAACCGATACAAGGACATCGTTCCCT TTGACCACACCAGAGTGAAGCTCACTCTCTCAACATCTAAAAATGACACCGACTACATCAACGCCAGTTTCATCAAG GGAGTGTCTGGCTCTAGGGCCTACATCGCGACTCAGGGCCCCCTGCCTCACTCAGTCCTGGACTTCTTGAGGATGCTTTGGGAGTACAAGACAAAG GTTGTAGTGATGGCCTGCCGAGAATTTGAGATGGGAAAG AAAAAGTGTGAGCGGTACTGGCCAGAGAAACAAGAGCAGCCGTTCGTGTGTGAACCCTTTACAGTTTACTGT gattcTGAGGAACCTAAAGGAGATTATCTGACAAGGACATTACGGCTGACTCATTGCAAT TCTAGCCGAACTTTGAAACAGCTGCACTACGTCAACTGGCCCGATCATGGCGTACCGGACTCCATTCCTCCCATCCTGGACATGTTGTATGAGATGCGTACAGAGCAACCACATGATGATGTCCCCATCTGCATCCACTGCAG TGCCGGCTGTGGCAGAACAGGAGCCCTGTGTGTCATAGATTATACTTGGAACCTGCTGAAGAAAGAG ATGATCACTCCAGACTTCAGTATCTATGACTTGGTTCAAAACATGAGAACCCAGAGACACTCGCTGGTTCAAACCAAG GAACAATATGAGCTGGTCTACAGAACCATCCGGTTACTGTTTGAGAGATATCTGGAGTCCATGGATGCACAGACCCAAAGAAATGAG GTGACTATGGTCCCATCCACTATCACACCTGACACTGAAAGCGAGCCCTCTGACCTGAGTAAGGATTTGGATTTGCGACCACAATTCCAGCTTGATGAAGAAAGGGATATTCTACCAAAGCACAACACTCTTTTACCCTCCAATCCAGAAAATCTCAATGCATTAAGAACCCAGGATACACGGGGGGACCAGCAGCAATTAGATCTACTTCAACACCTTCCAGAAATTCTCGCCACAACCAAGGATCTGCAGGAGAGACCAAGTACCTCACTTGAAGACAGTGATGACATACCGTTACTAAACATTCAAACTTCACCTGCTGTGGCAGAAGCCATGTGTCTGATGGTTGAGGACCCCTACTTTGATACTGCTCTGAGCTCCCTCTCATCAGAAGAGCCACCATTGGTCTCTAAAGACCATACCAAAGATTGGACAGAAACCTCTGTCCTCAGCACACCTTCATTGCGTCTTAATGACCAGACTATGGAGCTCATCTCTCATGCTTCAG GTACTGTTGAAGTTCATACAAATGAGGAAGCACCGCCTCCCCTACCTCAACGAACCCCTGATTCCTACGTACTGGCCATTGACACAG AGCACCCAGATCCCTGCGAGAGGTTAATGGTAATCATTCCACCCAatgctgctgctgaggctgTCAGGGAGTTAGGAG GTAGCCCCCCCTCACCTGTCCCCTCACTCCCAGAGAGAACCCCAGAATCGTTTGAGCTTGCTATCGACCAAG ctcCTGTGGAGCAGAGGTTAGAGATAAAGCCGAACCTGAACAGGATAGGGATGTCTTCAGAATGGTCTGGAAACTCAAAACAAGCTACCACTGCACATCAGAGTGAAACCAAATCTTGGATGAGGAGTAAG AGTCTCCGAGCAAAAATGACCTTCCCAG CTCCAGTAACACATCCTGATCTTGCATCAAAACCAATGAACCTCCAGGCGTACTGCCCACCTCCGGACCCCATACCTCCCTCACTGCCTCATCAAA CTGAGGAGTGCctgactcctccccttcctGACCGTACCCCGGAGTCCTTCATCCTTAACGCAGGAGACG CAGTTCAGGAGATACCCGCTCTCAGCCCGCAGCACTTGGAAACAACTCCTCCCTCAGCAAGGGTCAGCTCATCATCTGATCGAAGCAGCCCCTCTCAGCCCAGGAGGTTCCTTGATGCTGTCATGAGTAGGAGCAAG AGTGTTCGAGCTAAAGGTTCAAAACAAG AGCCCCTCACTGCAGTTCAGCAGCTCACTCCACCCACTGTGGTCAGAGCGGAGACAGGAAGTG CACAAGTGGAGCATGAAGTGCACCGCAAAGGTTCGTTGAACAGTGAAGCATCAGGAAGCAAAGCAGacaaaagcaatgagaagggcATGACTCGGTCGagg agtttgaagtttttcagaaacaaacaaaaac CTAAAACTACACCTCCCCCACCGCCCACTCAAACTGGAACTCCAACTCCATCATATAGTGCCTCATCCTCACTGTTCAGATTTG GGTTTGGGACCCGTTTTGGAAAGCCAAAGGGACCCAGGAGTTATCCAGAGACGTGGGTGTGA